A single Mytilus trossulus isolate FHL-02 chromosome 12, PNRI_Mtr1.1.1.hap1, whole genome shotgun sequence DNA region contains:
- the LOC134692186 gene encoding uncharacterized protein LOC134692186, with translation MQISKEMSRHKVTLEYKETTSPSDLSITTSVQTTFPGTDIMSEDTDTTSTVVMVVTQNIQTTIPDTEIIMKGHYNNYVLFAAAFIVVLLISIGCNICISNYRQRAMQRAMAQQLKIQNPQSFDETIQESDSAGAISHVSSKYETINENNMTMPNFENCEHKIQSQTFNRTSSPVLNQSYLEVIGDDDYFASKEETVESSSMTNNKNSTFESKEIFADNIDAEDASYHSILSEQFNETDMFLSSNSSIHLDMNSVNKDITRKYNSTKKREFVNPYSTLKTSEMQNYQIFYTAVTCKHETEILTQKVKPSYEKMKRNSYP, from the exons ATGCAAATAAGTAAAGAAATGTCAAGGCACAAAGTAACACTTGAATATAAAG AAACAACGTCACCGTCTGATTTATCAATAACTACAAGCGTCCAGACAACTTTTCCAGGCACTGACATAATGAGTGAGGATACAG acACAACATCAACGGTTGTAATGGTAGTTACCCAAAACATCCAGACAACTAttcctgacacagaaataataa TGAAAGGTCATTATAACAACTACGTTTTATTTGCTGCCGCGTTTATCGTTGTGTTACTAATATCTATTGGGTGTAATATATGCATTAGTAACTACAGACAAAGAGCAATGCAGAGGGCGATGGCACAACAACTAAAGATTCAAAATCCGCAATCTTTTGACGAAACTATTCAGGAATCAGATTCAGCTGGTGCAATAAGTCACGTTTCGTCTAAATATGAgactataaatgaaaataatatgacaATGCCTAATTTTGAAAACTGTGAACACAAGATACAAAGTCAAACATTTAACAGAACATCATCACCGGTATTGAACCAATCATACCTTGAAGTTATAGGGGATGATGATTATTTTGCCTCAAAAGAAGAAACAGTTGAATCATCTTCTatgacaaataataaaaatagcaCGTTTGAATCGAAGGAAATATTTGCAGACAATATAGATGCTGAAGATGCCTCATATCACTCTATATTATCAGAACAGTTTAATGAAACTGACATGTTTTTATCATCAAATAGTTCAATTCATTTAGACATGAACAGTGTTAACAAAGATATAACCagaaaatataattcaacaaaGAAAAGAGAATTTGTAAACCCTTATTCGACTTTGAAAACAAGTGAAATGCAAAACTATCAAATCTTTTATACAGCTGTCACATGTAAACATGAAACAGAAATCCTGACTCAAAAGGTAAAACCATCTTATGAAAAGATGAAAAGAAATTCGTATCCTTGA